TAATATTAAAAAATAGAAAATTGTGGATTGAATCTATTCGTCCCATGGTAATGGATTATAAAGCCGATGTAATAATCGGCGGTACACCAAAAGGTAAGAAACATAAAGGTGAAAAGCATTTATTTTATGAACTTTCGGAATTATGCAAAGTTGAAAAAGATTGGGAGTTGTTTCAATTCTCGACTTATGATAATCCGCTTATTGATGTTGATGAAATTAAGCAGTTGGAAAGAGAAATTGCTTCATCAATTAGGGACCAAGAAATATACGGAAAGTTTATTGATGTAACGGAAAACGCAATCATTAAAAAAGAATGGTGGCAATATTTCAGAAATGAAAGTTATAAATCAGAAAACATAACCGGAATTTATCAGAGCTGGGACACTGCATTCAAAAAAAATGAGGAGAATGATTTTTCTGTCTGTACTACCTGGGCTATTACAAAAAATAAAATATTCTTAATTGATGTTTACAGAGAGCGATTAACATTCCCGGAATTAAAAAGAATTGCCGTTCAACTTTTTATGAAATATGATCCGAAGGAAATTTTAATTGAAGATAAAGCAAGCGGAACGAGTTTAATTCAAGAATTAAAAAGTGAATCATTACTTCCAATAAAAGAGATAAAGGTCGATGGTGATAAAATTGCACGAGCCAATGCCGTTACACCGCTAATAGAAATTGGGAAAATCTTCATTGATGAAAACGCAAGATGGAAAAAAGATTTTATTGATGAATGCGAAGAATTTCCAAACGGACAATTTGACGATCAGGTTGATTCCATCACGCAATTTTTGAATTACATAAAGAATAAGCAAAAAGAGAATGCTGATATTACTGCAAGAATTATAAAATATAAAAAACCGAAAA
The nucleotide sequence above comes from Ignavibacteriota bacterium. Encoded proteins:
- the terL gene encoding phage terminase large subunit; this translates as MEEESISQIEINYHKNQLKIFFDSKKRYKVITKGRRFGLTKGMANFLIEKMFDETIKALWVDTTYSNIQRYVERYFLPVLKNVPKEFWRWRKKESILEIQDSYCDFRSADRPENIEGFGYNLIILNEAGIILKNRKLWIESIRPMVMDYKADVIIGGTPKGKKHKGEKHLFYELSELCKVEKDWELFQFSTYDNPLIDVDEIKQLEREIASSIRDQEIYGKFIDVTENAIIKKEWWQYFRNESYKSENITGIYQSWDTAFKKNEENDFSVCTTWAITKNKIFLIDVYRERLTFPELKRIAVQLFMKYDPKEILIEDKASGTSLIQELKSESLLPIKEIKVDGDKIARANAVTPLIEIGKIFIDENARWKKDFIDECEEFPNGQFDDQVDSITQFLNYIKNKQKENADITARIIKYKKPKRNFRNVRG